Part of the Variovorax paradoxus B4 genome, AGCTGATCCAGCAGTGGCACGAGCGCTGCGCCGCGCTGGGCCTGTCGCGCGTCGAGCGTCCGGACTTCGATCCGCTGCGGCGCAGCGACCTCGCGGTGGCGCGCGAGCGCAACCAGCGGCTGTTCACGCATGCGGCGCCGGTGATGGAGATGCTGCTCGAGCAGATCGTCGACACCGACAGCATGATCGTGCTGGCCGACACCACCGGCACCATCCTCCACTCCGTCGGCGACGACCGGTTCCTGCAGCGCGCCAACAAGGTGGCGCTCACGCCGGGGGTGAGCTGGGCCGAGCATTCCAAGGGCACGAACGCCATCGGGACCACGCTGGTCGAGGAAACGCCGACGGTCGTGCATGGCGGCGAGCACTTCATCCACGCCAACAACTTCCTCACCTGCTCGGCCGCGCCGATCTTCGACCCCCGCGGCGAGATGCTGGGCGTGCTCGACGTCACCGGCGACCAGCGCTCCTATCACCAGCACACCATGGGCCTGGTGCGCATGTCGGCGCGCATGATCGAGAACCAGTGGTTGTCGGACGACTACGGCAACCGACTGCGGCTGCACTTCCATGGCCGCGCGGAGTTCATCGGCACGCTGCTCGAGGGGATCATCGTCGTCGGCGTCGACGGCAAGATCCTGGGCGCCAACCGCAGCGCGCTGGACCAGCTCGACATGAGCATCGCCGCGCTGCGCATGCAGAGCCTGCCGAGCCTGTTCGGCATCACGGCCTCGGCCGTGTTCGACCATTTCCGCACGCCGCTGCCCACGCCGATGATGCTGCACGCGGCCAACGGGCAGCAGTTCCATGTCAGCGCCCGATTCAACGGGCCGCAGCGCAGCATGGTGCTGGACGTGTCCGTGACCTCGGTGGAGGCGCGCATGTCCGGCGAGGCGCGCGCACGTCCGTCGCCCGCGGCCGCAGACTGCGCCGCTGCTGCTGCTGCTGCCGCGGCGGCGGCGCGACACCCTTGCCCTTCCTCGCATCCGTCCCTCTCCGGACTGCACTACCTCGACACCGGCGATGCCCAGATCGCGGCCACGCTGCAAAAGGTGCGGCGCGTCATCAACCGCGACATTCCGCTGCTCGTGCTCGGCGAGACCGGCACGGGCAAGGAACTGCTCGCGCGTGCCGTGCACCAGGACTCGAACCGTGCGCGGCAGCCCTTCGTGCCGGTCAATTGCGCCTCCATTCCCGAGTCGCTGATCGAGGCCGAGCTGTTCGGCCACGAGGAAGGCGCCTTCACCGGCGCGCGCCGCAAGGGCGCGGTCGGGCGCATCGTGCAGGCCAACGGCGGCACGCTGTTCCTGGACGAGATCGGCGACATGCCGCTGCCCCTGCAGGCGCGGCTGCTGCGGGTGCTGCAGGAACGCAACGTCACCCCGCTGGGCAGCCTCAAGTCGATTCCGGTGGACATCGCCGTCATCGGCGCCACGCACCGCAACCTGCGCGAGATGATCGACGCAGGCACCTTCCGCGAAGACCTGTACTACCGCCTCAACGGCCTCGTGGTGCGGCTGCCGGCGCTGCGCGAGCGCAGCGACCTCGACGTGGTGGCGCAGCGCATCCTGCTGGCCGAATGTCCGCAGGACACGCCCGAGATCGAGGCCTCGGTGCTGGCGCTGTTCAAGGCCTATGCCTGGCCGGGCAACCTGCGCCAGCTCGCCAACGTGCTGCGCACCGCCGCCGTGATGGGCGCGGGCGAAAGCCACATCTGCGAACACCACTTGTCGGACGACTTCCTGGAGGACGTGCGGCGCGTGCGCTCCCGCCCCGCGCCGGCCGCGACCGCACCGGCGCCCCTTCCCCCTGAGGCGCCCGCCCTCCCGGAGACGGCATACGCTGTCGCGCCCGGGTACACGCCGCCCGCCTCGCGCGATGCCGAGCCCCCGCCCGCCGCCCTTCCGGACGCCCCGCGCACGCTGGGGGAGGCCGAGATCGACATGATCCGCAGCGCCCTCGCGGCGGCCGACGGCAACATCTCCGTCGCCTCCAAGCGCCTGGGCATCAGCCGCAACACCATCTATCGCAAGCTGCGCTGGAACAAGGGCGGCTGACACCGCCCCTGCGAGGTCCAGGGGAAACCCTGTGCCAGCGTCGCACGGCGCTGTACCAGCCTGGAGCAGTTCGCGCAAACGGCTTCTTTTCGTCCCGTCTCCTCAGGGCAATCCCCGGCTTTCGGCGCGCTTCGCGCACCGCCCCTCCTGGGCATGCGACTTGCGAAATGCCGCCGTACAGCCCACACAAGGAGACTTCATGCCATGGCCGCCCCTCGCGTTGGAAGACGCATGAGAATCCTTGTCCTCGGCTCCGGTGCAAGCGGCGGCTTTCCGCAATGGAACTGCAACTGCCGGCTGTGCGCAGGCCAGCGCCAGGGCATGCTCGATGCCTGCGCGCGCACGCAAAGCTCGATCGCCGTCTCCGCCGACGGCGAATCGTGGGTGCTGCTCAACGCATCGCCCGACATCGGCCAGCAGATCCGAAGCCATGCCCAGCTGCACCCACGCCACGGACTGCGCGACACGCCGATCAAGGCGGTGGTGCTGATGGACGCGCAGATCGACCACGTCGCCGGGCTGCTCGGCCTGCGTGAAGGGCCCTGCATCGACCTCTATGCCACGCCGTGCGTGTTCGAGGACCTGACCACCTCCTTCCCCGTGCTCGGCGTGCTGGAACACTACTGCGGCACGCGCTGGCACATGCTGGCCGTGGCCGGCACCCAGACCCGCGTCGACTTCAGCGTTGCCGGCTTTCCCTCGCTGCGCTTCACCGCGGTGGCCATCCCCGGCAAGGCACCGCCGTATTCGCCGCACCGCCGCGAGCAGACGGTGGGCGACAACATCGCCCTCCTGATCGAGGACCTGCAGGGCGGCCGGCGCCTCTTCTACGCGCCGGGCCTGGCCGAAGTCGGCCCGCCGGAGCTGCGCTGGATGCACGACGCCGACTGCCTGCTGCTCGACGGCACCTTCTGGGCCGAGGACGAGATGCGCCGAGCCGGCCTGGGCACCCGGACCGCCAGCGACATGGGCCACCTGCCGCAGACTGGCGCCGGCCCGCGCGCCGGCATGGTGGACGCGATGCTGGCCACGTCAGCGCGGCGCAAGGTGCTGATCCACATCAACAACAGCAACCCGATCCTCGACGCCGCCAGCGCGCAGCGCAAGCTGCTCGAAGGCCATGGCATCGAGGTGGCGTACGACGGCATGGAGATCTCGCTGTGATCCGGCGGCGCCTCCTGCCGGCGGTGCTGCTGGCGGGCCTGGCGCTTGCGGCACTGGCGGCACAGGCGGGTGTGATGACGCGCGCCACGCTGCAGCGGCATTTCCCGCCGCCG contains:
- a CDS encoding sigma-54-dependent Fis family transcriptional regulator; its protein translation is MVDAFHAPASPPHGWIQPSALAVTPPQAGRSELIQQWHERCAALGLSRVERPDFDPLRRSDLAVARERNQRLFTHAAPVMEMLLEQIVDTDSMIVLADTTGTILHSVGDDRFLQRANKVALTPGVSWAEHSKGTNAIGTTLVEETPTVVHGGEHFIHANNFLTCSAAPIFDPRGEMLGVLDVTGDQRSYHQHTMGLVRMSARMIENQWLSDDYGNRLRLHFHGRAEFIGTLLEGIIVVGVDGKILGANRSALDQLDMSIAALRMQSLPSLFGITASAVFDHFRTPLPTPMMLHAANGQQFHVSARFNGPQRSMVLDVSVTSVEARMSGEARARPSPAAADCAAAAAAAAAAARHPCPSSHPSLSGLHYLDTGDAQIAATLQKVRRVINRDIPLLVLGETGTGKELLARAVHQDSNRARQPFVPVNCASIPESLIEAELFGHEEGAFTGARRKGAVGRIVQANGGTLFLDEIGDMPLPLQARLLRVLQERNVTPLGSLKSIPVDIAVIGATHRNLREMIDAGTFREDLYYRLNGLVVRLPALRERSDLDVVAQRILLAECPQDTPEIEASVLALFKAYAWPGNLRQLANVLRTAAVMGAGESHICEHHLSDDFLEDVRRVRSRPAPAATAPAPLPPEAPALPETAYAVAPGYTPPASRDAEPPPAALPDAPRTLGEAEIDMIRSALAAADGNISVASKRLGISRNTIYRKLRWNKGG
- the pqqB gene encoding pyrroloquinoline quinone biosynthesis protein PqqB, with the protein product MRILVLGSGASGGFPQWNCNCRLCAGQRQGMLDACARTQSSIAVSADGESWVLLNASPDIGQQIRSHAQLHPRHGLRDTPIKAVVLMDAQIDHVAGLLGLREGPCIDLYATPCVFEDLTTSFPVLGVLEHYCGTRWHMLAVAGTQTRVDFSVAGFPSLRFTAVAIPGKAPPYSPHRREQTVGDNIALLIEDLQGGRRLFYAPGLAEVGPPELRWMHDADCLLLDGTFWAEDEMRRAGLGTRTASDMGHLPQTGAGPRAGMVDAMLATSARRKVLIHINNSNPILDAASAQRKLLEGHGIEVAYDGMEISL